A part of Streptomyces sp. NBC_01235 genomic DNA contains:
- a CDS encoding peptide deformylase, giving the protein MASPSPRAPLADRIEELLAPGGPLPIVAAGDPALRVGTVRYDGQLDPTLLARFVEALRVTMHAAPGVGLAAPQVGVELRIAVIEDPAPVPEEVRVARGRVPQPFRVLVNPSYEPVGSAPAAFFEGCLSVPGYQAVVTRHAEVRLTGEDEHGRPLDEVFGGWPARIVQHETDHLDGMLYLDRAEPRSLCANQAVLERWAQPTPVAAAEALGFPLPG; this is encoded by the coding sequence ATGGCATCTCCCAGTCCCCGCGCGCCCCTTGCCGACCGGATCGAGGAACTCCTCGCCCCCGGCGGCCCGTTGCCCATCGTCGCGGCCGGCGACCCGGCCCTGCGCGTGGGCACCGTGCGCTACGACGGTCAGCTCGACCCCACCCTGCTGGCGCGGTTCGTCGAGGCGCTGCGCGTCACCATGCACGCGGCACCGGGAGTCGGCCTCGCCGCGCCGCAGGTCGGTGTGGAACTGCGGATCGCGGTCATCGAGGACCCGGCGCCGGTGCCGGAGGAGGTGCGGGTGGCCCGCGGGCGGGTGCCCCAGCCGTTCCGGGTCCTGGTCAACCCGTCGTACGAGCCGGTCGGTTCCGCCCCCGCCGCCTTCTTCGAGGGCTGCCTGAGCGTGCCGGGCTACCAGGCGGTGGTGACCCGGCACGCCGAGGTCCGGCTGACCGGCGAGGACGAGCACGGCCGGCCGCTGGACGAGGTGTTCGGCGGCTGGCCCGCCCGGATCGTCCAGCACGAGACGGACCATCTCGACGGCATGCTGTACCTCGACCGGGCCGAACCACGGTCGCTCTGCGCCAACCAGGCGGTGCTGGAGCGGTGGGCGCAGCCGACTCCGGTGGCGGCGGCGGAGGCGCTCGGGTTCCCCCTGCCCGGCTGA